One segment of Stenotrophomonas sp. SAU14A_NAIMI4_8 DNA contains the following:
- the rimP gene encoding ribosome maturation factor RimP — translation MSDKATDIANLLAPTVVSLGLELLGVEYLPAPGGATLRLYIDVPLAEQPERIINVDDCERVSREVSAQMDVEDPISGNYTLEVSSPGVDRPLFNLEQFGRHLGEMAKVVLKLPQDNRRRLQGRIEATDEAADTITFIVDKTEVVVSADNIDKARIMPDWVALGLAPSKPTGPAPKRPKTDKNSSSNEPAAKKPRAE, via the coding sequence GTGAGCGACAAGGCAACCGACATCGCGAATCTGCTCGCCCCGACCGTTGTGTCGCTGGGCCTGGAGCTGCTGGGCGTTGAATATCTGCCGGCCCCCGGCGGTGCAACCCTGCGTCTTTACATCGACGTGCCGCTGGCTGAGCAGCCCGAGCGCATCATCAACGTGGACGACTGCGAGCGCGTCAGCCGCGAAGTGTCCGCACAGATGGACGTGGAAGACCCGATCAGCGGCAACTACACGCTGGAAGTATCTTCGCCGGGCGTTGATCGCCCGCTGTTCAACCTGGAACAGTTCGGCCGTCACCTGGGCGAAATGGCCAAGGTCGTGCTGAAGCTGCCGCAGGACAACCGTCGTCGCCTGCAGGGCCGCATCGAGGCGACCGACGAGGCCGCAGACACCATCACCTTCATCGTCGACAAGACGGAAGTGGTGGTCTCGGCCGACAACATCGACAAGGCCCGGATCATGCCGGACTGGGTTGCCCTGGGCCTGGCCCCGAGCAAGCCGACCGGCCCGGCGCCGAAGCGTCCGAAGACGGACAAGAATTCTTCTTCCAACGAGCCGGCGGCAAAGAAGCCGCGCGCGGAGTGA